In Stomoxys calcitrans chromosome 2, idStoCalc2.1, whole genome shotgun sequence, the following proteins share a genomic window:
- the LOC106085880 gene encoding sarcocystatin-A: MKSIFIIAILGVVCVAITARPNEGLRLGGVTNLEGEKLKEAEEVLENSLKKLAAGEKGPHYKLGKMYTASRQTVSGLLYKMNADIIDSENEENNKNCNVTIWSQPWLENGIKVTFNCGKDDELTFRHSA; encoded by the exons atgaaaagcatttttataattgccattttgggTGTCGTTTGTGTTGCGATAACCGCTCGACCCAATGAG GGATTACGACTTGGTGGTGTCACAAATTTGGAAGGTGAAAAACTtaaagaggctgaagaagttttGGAGAATTCGCTGAAAAAATTAGCGGCTGGAGAAAAGGGTCCACACTATAA ACTTGGAAAAATGTATACAGCCTCAAGACAAACGGTATCTGGTTTGTTGTATAAAATGAACGCTGACATCATTGACAGTGAGAACgaagaaaacaataaaaactgTAACGTCACCATTTGGTCTCAACCATGGCTGGAAAATGGCATTAAAGTAACATTTAACTGCGGCAAAGATGATGAATTAACGTTTAGGCATAGCGCCTAG